A stretch of Triticum aestivum cultivar Chinese Spring chromosome 1D, IWGSC CS RefSeq v2.1, whole genome shotgun sequence DNA encodes these proteins:
- the LOC123160412 gene encoding probable serine/threonine-protein kinase PBL7, with the protein MGGSSCFLCLGARKEVPLPPRADPHSRSSVAATAAQPFAFDELAAATRNFRDDFRIVRKAILYKGYLKSVKQVVAIKLQHALDPIGSSSEQLNTEFLARVMTLSALRHLNVVNLIGFCADGDHRILVHEYMSLGSLQNHLHDRSPGKALLDWNTRMNIAAGVAKGLEYLHHKGVVYRKPMSSSDILLGHGYHPKLSQYGLAELGQPVAEDDEQLRINVTRTAAIAPETTFTRKATMESNVYSFGGVLLELITGRRPVEPAPAIAEDRNLVIWATRLMDRSQFRRMADPALQGRYPSMDLQEALKVAYMCIHKQPAMRSPIGTAAAALSRLAACDDRPPESSHHAAPR; encoded by the exons ATGGGTGGTTCCAGCTGCTTCCTCTGCCTGGGGGCAAGGAAGGAAGTCCCACTGCCTCCCCGGGCCGACCCCCACAGCCGCAGCAGCGTCGCCGCCACCGCGGCACAACCCTTCGCCTTCGACGAGCTCGCTGCGGCGACCAGGAACTTCAGAGACGACTTCCGCATCGTTCGGAAGGCGATTCTCTACAAAGGCTACCTCAAAAGTGTCAAGCAG GTCGTTGCTATAAAGCTGCAGCATGCCCTTGATCCTATTGGATCATCATCAGAGCAACTCAACACGGAGTTTCTTGCCCGTGTCATGACATTGAGCGCGCTGCGCCATCTGAATGTCGTCAACCTCATTGGCTTCTGCGCAGACGGCGATCACAGGATCTTGGTTCACGAGTACATGTCATTGGGTTCTCTCCAAAATCACCTTCATG ATCGGTCTCCGGGCAAAGCACTGCTAGACTGGAACACAAGGATGAATATAGCTGCCGGTGTGGCCAAGGGTTTGGAGTATCTGCACCACAAAGGTGTGGTATACCGCAAACCCATGAGTAGCTCGGACATCTTGCTCGGACATGGCTACCACCCAAAGCTGTCCCAGTATGGATTGGCAGAGCTTGGTCAGCCAGTTGCGGAGGATGATGAGCAATTGCGTATCAATGTCACCAGAACCGCTGCTATTGCCCCCGAGACAACATTTACCAGGAAGGCGACCATGGAGTCGAACGTGTACAGCTTTGGCGGCGTGCTGCTGGAGTTGATCACCGGGAGGAGGCCCGTCGAACCCGCCCCAGCCATCGCTGAGGATCGGAACCTTGTCATATGG GCCACACGATTGATGGACAGGAGCCAGTTCCGCCGAATGGCAGATCCAGCACTGCAGGGCCGGTATCCGTCCATGGATTTGCAGGAGGCACTGAAAGTTGCTTACATGTGCATCCACAAACAGCCGGCCATGAGATCCCCCATTGGCACCGCCGCCGCAGCGCTGTCTCGCCTTGCCGCCTGCGATGATCGTCCACCTGAATCATCACACCACGCGGCGCCACGTTAA